The following nucleotide sequence is from Natrinema salifodinae.
CCGAGGCCCACGGCGCCTTGCGGACCGTCGCCGGCTCGCTGAACAAGATCGCCAACGACCTCCGGCTGCTGGCCTCCGGCCCGCGCAACGGGCTCGGCGAGATCGAACAGCCCGAGAACCAGCCCGGCTCCTCGATCATGCCCGGCAAGATCAACCCGGTCGTCGCCGAGGCCGTCAATCAGGTCCACAAGCAGGTCGTCGGCAACGACGCCGCCGTCTCCGCGGGCGCCGCCGAGGGCCAGATCGACCTCAACCTCTACAAGCCGGTGCTGGCCCACAACTTCCTCGAGTCGGCCGAACTCATCTCGAACGCGAGCCAGGTCTTCGCCGAGCGGTTCGTCCGCGAACTCGAAGCTAACGAGGAGTACTGCCGGGACCGCGTCGAGCAGTCGATGGCGATGGCCACCTCGCTCAACGTCCACATCGGCTACGACAAGGCCAGTGAGGTCGCCAAGACCGCGCTCAAGGAGGGCAAGACCGTCCGCGAGGTCGTCCTCGAGAAGGGGTACCTCGACGAGGAGGAGGCCGACGAGGTCCTCGACCCCCGGAAGATGACCGAACGGGGCATCCTCGGTCAGGACGACTGACTCTCCGGCAGCGAGTTTACCGACCGCTCGCGTCGATCTCTCCCCGATCGAGCGGGTCCTCGATATCCCCCATCACCGCCTCGAGTAAGTCGGTCACCGTCACCAGGCCGACGACGTCGCCGTCGCCAGGCCGCGTCCGACTGCTCGGGGAACGCCGTTCCTCGCCGTTCTCTATCACCAGCGCGAGTTCTTGATTCTCCGTCTGGAACTGGTCGATCGCGTCGCTGACGTCCGCGTCGGGCGCCAGGGTCATCGGCGGCGCCGCCAGTTCGGTGAGATCGAGGTCGCCGGATGCCAGGGCCTCACGGCGGCCGACGAGGACCGGCGTGTAGACGATCCCGCGGAAGTCGGTCAGCTCCTCGCCGACCAACGGATAGCGGGTCTGCGGCCGCTCCTCCATTCGACGACGGTTCTCCTCGGAATCGACGGCCGTGGACAGCGCGACGATCTCGTCCGGCGGAACCATCACTTCACGAACCGACTGTTCTCCGATCCGTAAGGCGTTCAGCACCTCTTCTCGGCGTTCCGTCGAGAGATCGCCCTCCTCGAGCACCGAACCGAGCTGGTTGCGGAGTTCGGCCCGGGACTCGATAACCTCCTCTTCGGTCTCGGTCCACGACCCGGTCATCTCGACGCCGAACAGCCGGAGCGTCGCCTTGGCCACCCAGTCGCCGAATTTGATCAGTGGCGTGATCGTCGCCGCGAACCAGTACAACGGCCGCGCTCCGTACCGACACACCTGCTTCGAGCGCTCGACGCCGAGGTACGTCGGCGTCTGCTCGCCGTGAGTGAGGTGGACTACGTTGATAATGAAAAACGCGAGCAGCGAGCCGGCGCCGACCGACGCCAGCGCCGTGTTCTGTATCGTCGGTTCGATCAGCGCTGCCAGGCCAGGCTCGGCGACGACCCCCAGCGCGATGCTCGTCCCGGAAATCCAGACCTGACACGTCGTCAGGTAGAACTCGAGGTCGTCGGTCATCTCCCAGGCGCGCCGGAGTCCCGGAGTATCGAATTCCGACTCGGGATACTGCCGGGCGCGAGTCAAACCGAACTCGACCGCGACGAAAAACGCGTTCAGCAGGATGAGCACGATCCCGGCCAGCAGCCGACCGCCGATCTCGAGCGCGTTCATCGTCGGCCGTAGGCCGAGGACGGACAAAGTAAGCGGGGCGGTACGTGAGTTTCGTAACGAGGACTATCCGCCTATAAACCAGCCCCGTGACATACCGCCAAGCGCACTGTTTACACGAAGCAATGTTGGTGTGTTCTACCAACGAGTGAACCACTCGCAGTCGAGTAAACACGGGCACCGACCGTTCTTTTTTCCCGATCGATTTCCCGCAAATCGGGAGGTCGGGGCCGTATCAGGGCCGAATCGAACGGAATAAAAGAACCCAAGCAGTTTTGGCAGCGGCTCTCGTCAGACGAAATATGCACACCTGTCGTAACTGTAACCAGTCGTTCCAGACCGAACTCGCCCTCGAGTTACACCGAGACACGTGCAAAAAGGGACAGCTCTTCTGTCAAGTATGCGGAGAGCGATTCCGAGAGGGCGAAGCGACCCAGGACGGCTGGCACTACGAGTGCCCGAACGAGGACTGTGACGGGGACGGCCTCAAAGACGATCTCTATCGCGTCGAAGACGTCCGCGCCACGACCCACTGACGCCGCGCTGCATCGCTGCCCGCCGTCGGCTCGCTTCCGCCGACATCAGCGACGGCTTGCGTTCCGTTCTCCTCTCCCGCTTCGCTTCGCTCCTAATCCCTCTCAGTCGGTGAGAACCCCCGCCGCTTTCCCACCCTTTAATCCGTTCGTTCCCTCACGGTCAGTATGGAACGGCTCACGCCGCGAATCCGGGTCGTCTGGCTCGCGCTCGCACTCGTTCGGGCCGCGATCCTCGGCGGGATCCTCGTCGGCGGAGCGATCGGGCTCACGCGGACCAATCTCTGGGAATCCGCGCCGGACGCTCTGGTACCGGCCGCCGCGGGGCTCGCCGCCGTCCTCGCCGTCGTGCGCATCTTCGTCGCCTGGCGACGGTACGGCGTCTGGCGGTTCGACCTCCGGGACGCCGACCTGTACATCGAACGGGGCGTCTTCACTCGCATCAGGACGGTCGTCCCCTACGTCCGTGTCCAGCACGTCGACTCCCGGCGCTCGCCGCTCGAGCGGACCCTCGGGCTCGCGACGGTCGTGATCTACACGGCCGGGTCCCGGAGTTCGGACGTTGCGATCCCCGGCCTGACGCCCGCGCGCGCCGAGGATCTTCAGGATGCGCTGCGCCGGCTCGCGATCGAGAGCGCGGGTGAGGACGCGGTATGAGCGCGCGGACGCTGCACCCGGCCTCGGTCGCCGTCCGATCGCTCTCTCGCAGCCTCAACACCGGGTTCCTGTTCTTCGTCATCGGCGTCGTCGTCTCGCCTGGCGGCAACGGGATCGATCTGCTGTCGGTCGTCGGGCTCGTCGCGATCGGGATCGTCACCGGAATCGTCTACGAGTTCGCGTACTACCGGCGGTTCAGGTACGACCTCACCGACGACACGTTCGACGTCACCTCCGGCGTCATCGCGCGTCGGGATCGCGAACTTCCCCTTGGACGGATCCAGAACGTCGATATCCGACAGAACGTGATCGGCCGACTGCTCGGCATCGCGGCCGTCCACATCGAAACCGCGGGCGGCGGCGAGACCGAAGTCAGCCTCCGGTACGTCGCCGAAACGGAGGCCCAGCGACTCAGGCGACAACTCCGCCGCGGGGCGAGCGCAGAGGCGGACGCAGCCGAGGGACCCACTCGCGAGGCCCGAGACCGGAATCGAGCCACCGACGCCGCGACGGCCCCCGCGGAAGCGGACGAAACGCTCCTGTTCGAGATCCGCCCCCGCGAACTCGCGATCCTGAGCCTCTTTACGATCGATCCCGGGGCCAGCCTCCTCGGCGGGATCGCGCTCTCCTTCGCCAGCGGGTTCGACCCGATGACCCTGTTCTCCGACCGCGTCGGCGTGTTGCCAGGCGCGGAAACCGGCCTGGTCGCGCTCGCGTGGGCCGTCGTGGGCTTCCTGTTGGCCGCCTGGTTCCTGAGCGCGACCCTCACGTTCACCCGTTACTACGACTTCCGGCTCACCCGTGTCGGCGACGAACTCTACTACGAGCGGGGGCTGCTCCAGCGCTACAGCGGGACGATCCCGCTCGAGAAGGTCCAGACGCTGACGATTTCGGAATCGGTCCCGTTCCGGTGGTTCGGCTACGCCGCCCTGAGCGTCGAGACGGCCGGGTACGCGCCCGGTCAGGACGGTCGGAGCACGGAGTCCGCGATTCCGCTCGCCGACGCCGACCGGGTGGCCGCGCTCGCCCGCGCGATCGAACCCTTCGGCTCGACTGACCTCGAGTCGCCGCCGCGGCGCGCTCGCGAGCGCTACGCCGTTCGCTACCTCCTCGTCGTCGCGGCAGTCGTCGGCCTCGCGTACCTGGTCGCGCGGTACACGACCGTCGTCCGGGACTGGTACGTCGTCGCCGCGCTCGCCGCTCTCGTCCCGATCGCCGCCCATCTGAAATGGACGAACCGCGGCTACCGCGTCGGCGACCGTTACTTCCTCACGCGCACGGGGTTCTGGCGGCGCACGACGAAGGTCGTCCCCCACTACCGGGTCCAGGCCGTGCTCCACCAGGCGACGATCTTCCAGCGCCGGCGGCGACTCGCGAGTGTAACGGCCGACACCGCCAGTTCCGCTACCTTCCTCGGCCGGGCCGCGACGGCCCACGATATCGACGCCGATCGCGGGCTCGAGCTGCAGGCGCTCATTGAGGAGCGGTTACAGGACCGACTCCGAGCACACGAGCGCCAGCGGACGGTTGGCCGGTGGTTCCGCGATGCGGCCGAGTCGACGAGGGAATCCGACGGGGACGGCGACGAGAACTGACCAGGCGAGGGTCGATCTCTTGTCCAGCACAACCTCGGAGGATGGTTCTGATGCGTGCCTTATTTACGTCGTAGTTATTTTCGAAAAATCAACCAGTATCGTTGCAAGTGCGTCAGTACGACGAAGTGATTAGCGGCTACTGGCCTGTTCGTCACGAAGCGTGGTTAAAGGACTTTAGCTACTAACCGACTTCGCATCATCAAGATACTGCTCGAACAGAGAATTTGCCCACTTATGGAGCGGTCTTGACTTCGATTCAACCATCGCACGGATAACACCGTGTTCGTCTCGGAGAACAAGCTGAACCACCTTGTCTACGATCGTAACGGAACAAGGAATCTCCCCGTTATAAACCGAGATAGCTGTCGTATCGGCGTCGAGAATCGTATCCAACTGGTCACGCCACTCGGGGTTGTCATATAGCGATTGAATGGCCTCATCACTATATACGGCCTCGTACCGTTGACCGCGTTCTCGAACCGCAGTCATGTTCGCGTCAAGGCAGGTCTTGTTGTATGCGTACGAGAGTATGCGAACATGCTGTCCAGTACGCAATGAGTGTTCGACTCGATCCATCGGTGCGTTCGGCTCAATCGGCGTCGGCGTGATTACTTCGGCATTAGCGAGCCAGCTCACGTCGAATCCATCAATATCCGTTGGAAGCCACGCCTCAAACTCCTGCAACTCGTCGCTCACGCTGAGAGCTTGTTGGAGTGCACTCAGACAGTCAGAGACCCATGATCCGAGAGCGGTCGCTTCG
It contains:
- a CDS encoding PH domain-containing protein translates to MERLTPRIRVVWLALALVRAAILGGILVGGAIGLTRTNLWESAPDALVPAAAGLAAVLAVVRIFVAWRRYGVWRFDLRDADLYIERGVFTRIRTVVPYVRVQHVDSRRSPLERTLGLATVVIYTAGSRSSDVAIPGLTPARAEDLQDALRRLAIESAGEDAV
- a CDS encoding HVO_2901 family zinc finger protein; protein product: MHTCRNCNQSFQTELALELHRDTCKKGQLFCQVCGERFREGEATQDGWHYECPNEDCDGDGLKDDLYRVEDVRATTH
- a CDS encoding CNNM domain-containing protein; the encoded protein is MNALEIGGRLLAGIVLILLNAFFVAVEFGLTRARQYPESEFDTPGLRRAWEMTDDLEFYLTTCQVWISGTSIALGVVAEPGLAALIEPTIQNTALASVGAGSLLAFFIINVVHLTHGEQTPTYLGVERSKQVCRYGARPLYWFAATITPLIKFGDWVAKATLRLFGVEMTGSWTETEEEVIESRAELRNQLGSVLEEGDLSTERREEVLNALRIGEQSVREVMVPPDEIVALSTAVDSEENRRRMEERPQTRYPLVGEELTDFRGIVYTPVLVGRREALASGDLDLTELAAPPMTLAPDADVSDAIDQFQTENQELALVIENGEERRSPSSRTRPGDGDVVGLVTVTDLLEAVMGDIEDPLDRGEIDASGR
- a CDS encoding PH domain-containing protein; the protein is MSARTLHPASVAVRSLSRSLNTGFLFFVIGVVVSPGGNGIDLLSVVGLVAIGIVTGIVYEFAYYRRFRYDLTDDTFDVTSGVIARRDRELPLGRIQNVDIRQNVIGRLLGIAAVHIETAGGGETEVSLRYVAETEAQRLRRQLRRGASAEADAAEGPTREARDRNRATDAATAPAEADETLLFEIRPRELAILSLFTIDPGASLLGGIALSFASGFDPMTLFSDRVGVLPGAETGLVALAWAVVGFLLAAWFLSATLTFTRYYDFRLTRVGDELYYERGLLQRYSGTIPLEKVQTLTISESVPFRWFGYAALSVETAGYAPGQDGRSTESAIPLADADRVAALARAIEPFGSTDLESPPRRARERYAVRYLLVVAAVVGLAYLVARYTTVVRDWYVVAALAALVPIAAHLKWTNRGYRVGDRYFLTRTGFWRRTTKVVPHYRVQAVLHQATIFQRRRRLASVTADTASSATFLGRAATAHDIDADRGLELQALIEERLQDRLRAHERQRTVGRWFRDAAESTRESDGDGDEN
- a CDS encoding helix-turn-helix transcriptional regulator, translating into MDQSLDEIEYLSRSENRVQVLKLLTRDALTRRELQDEIGASQATLSRILQDFEKRQWIQKRDAVYEATALGSWVSDCLSALQQALSVSDELQEFEAWLPTDIDGFDVSWLANAEVITPTPIEPNAPMDRVEHSLRTGQHVRILSYAYNKTCLDANMTAVRERGQRYEAVYSDEAIQSLYDNPEWRDQLDTILDADTTAISVYNGEIPCSVTIVDKVVQLVLRDEHGVIRAMVESKSRPLHKWANSLFEQYLDDAKSVSS